In the genome of Nilaparvata lugens isolate BPH unplaced genomic scaffold, ASM1435652v1 scaffold10383, whole genome shotgun sequence, the window ATATTGATTGAGTGTGTTTGTTGATGCAATATTGATGCCGATGTATTGATTTGTGTTGGTTTCAGGGGCAGTGGTAATAATAGCCTGTCGTTCTGTTAGCATTGGCCGTGAAGCTCTAGAGGATATCAAAAACATCAGTGGTAGTCCATATATATCTTGCGAAGAGTTGGATCTTGCATCGTTCGCCAGTGTTAGGGCTTTTGTAGACGGACTCACGAGTAAAGGTGAGTTATTATTCATGCATTTTAACATTGTAATTCTCCATTTTAGTAGGACTTTTAAATTTAAGTGTCTTTGAATTTTCACAGGACACTTTATCGCTAATATAGAATCCGCAATGAAACCTTTCCAAGTTTAAA includes:
- the LOC120348724 gene encoding retinol dehydrogenase 11-like produces the protein AVVIIACRSVSIGREALEDIKNISGSPYISCEELDLASFASVRAFVDGLTSKGINNIYALINNAGVFYCPYRVTEDVLK